Genomic DNA from Comamonas resistens:
TCAAAGACCTGAAATAGCCCGCAGCGGGCCTGACGCCCGCGACGGGCTAAAATCCGCTGTTCTGAGAGGTTTTACGCATATGTCCTTCTTCCGCCGCCCTGACTACCGTTCCGACACCACCAACTTCATCAATGACCTGAAGAAGCAAAAGCCCGAGCTGGATCAGCAACAGATCGCTGGCCGTGCCCTGCTGTGGGACAAGGATGTGAACGCCGAAGTCTGGGAAGACCTGCGCGCTGGCCGTGTGGAGCAACAGCCCTACGTGTACCAGACCAACCACTCCTGATTTTTCAATGAAATCAGCCTTTAGCGCTTACCTGTCAAGCGTTCTCAGCTCTGTATTGCATAGCAATCCATGAGCGAGGCTGATAGCAAGACCCTGTTGCCGGGCCAAAGCCCGGATGCCCCTGAAAGCTCACCCGAGGTGATCGATCAGGTGGCTCTGGCGCGCCTGTATGGCGAGCCTCTGTTTGCGCTGCCCCAGGATCTCTACATCCCGCCCGACGCGCTGGAAGTCTTCCTCGAAGCCTTTGAAGGCCCGCTGGACTTGCTGCTCTATCTGATCCGCAAGCAGAACTTCAACATCCTCGACATCCCCATGCTGGACGTGACGCGCCAGTACATGGCCTATGTGGACGAGG
This window encodes:
- a CDS encoding DUF3460 family protein; its protein translation is MSFFRRPDYRSDTTNFINDLKKQKPELDQQQIAGRALLWDKDVNAEVWEDLRAGRVEQQPYVYQTNHS